One Schistosoma haematobium chromosome Unknown HiC_scaffold_345, whole genome shotgun sequence DNA window includes the following coding sequences:
- the SRP-2_3 gene encoding Serpin peptidase inhibitor, clade B (Ovalbumin), member (EggNog:ENOG410V4H4~COG:V~MEROPS:MER0018990) encodes MSESSNFCIGDILHKAILEVDERGAVAAAATSVEFINLSLCESEEPEVEFRVDHPFFISIIWNNTVPVFLGHVVAPTE; translated from the exons ATGTCTGAATCAAGTAATTTTTGTATAGGAGATATACTTCATAAGGCTATTCTTGAA GTGGATGAGCGAGGTGCAGTGGCAGCTGCAGCCACTTCTGTAGAATTTATTAATCTTTCTTTATGTGAATCTGAAGAACCTGAAGTGGAATTCCGTGTTGATCATCCATTCTTTATTTCAATTATATGGAACAATACTGTGCCAGTATTTCTTGGACATGTAGTAGCTCCAACGGAGTAG
- a CDS encoding uncharacterized protein (EggNog:ENOG410V7QN~COG:C), producing MSTGQVGTLEKNICDIINGGQGNVSEYDGYTACPIVTGYNRGIIAEFDYRAKPLETLPIDQGKERYLFYFTKTYLLPPLYWDGLLRGIWSGPKTIRNLLHLHRPSYSDAEK from the exons CTGGTCAGGTGGGAACATTAGAAAAGAATATCTGTGATATTATTAATGGTGGTcaagggaatgtttctgaa TACGACGGATATACAGCTTGTCCTATAGTTACAGGTTATAATCGTGGTATTATAGCGGAATTTGATTATAGAGCTAAACCATTAGAAACATTGCCTATTGATCAAGGGAAAGAAcgttatttattctattttacaaAAACATACCTTCTACCACCACTTTATTGGGATGGACTTTTAAG AGGAATATGGTCTGGTCCAAAAACTATCCGAAATCTGCTGCACTTACATCGACCTTCATATTCAGATGCAGAAAAATGA